The following nucleotide sequence is from Azoarcus sp. CIB.
GCGATGCCTTCGTCGTCGGCAACGTCGGCCGGCTGCACCCGGACAAGGACCAGGCCACGCTGCTGCGCGGCTTCGCCCGCGCCCTGCCGGACCTTCCTGCCGAGGTGATCCTGACGATCCTCGGCAAGGGGCGGCTGGAAGCGTCGTTGCGGAAACTTGCCGGCGAACTGGGGATTGCCGAGCGGGTGCGTTTCCTCGGGCAGGTGCCGAATGCGCGCCGCGCTTTCTCTGCGTTCGACATGTTCGCACTGAGCTCCGACCACGAGCCCTTCGGCATGGTGCTGCTCGAGGCGATGGCCGCGCGCGTGCCGGTGATCGCGACCGATTGCGGCGGCGCGCCGGAAGTCGTAGGCGATGTGGGTACGCTTTTCCCGCTGGGCGACGCGGCGGCGCTCGCCCGCGGTCTCGTGGCCGGGGCGCGCATGCCCGCGGCGGAGCGCGAGGCGATTGTCGAACGCGGCATCGAGCGCCTGTACGCGCACTTCTCGGACGAGGCCGCGCGGCGCCGCTTCTTTGCGCTGCCGATGGTCAGGGCGGTGCTCGGCGAACCGGACTGGATGCGATGAGCGCGCAACAGCCGTCGATCTGCTTCCTGATTCCGTATTTCGGTCGCTGGCCGTTCTGGATGCCCTTTTTCGTCGCGAGCTGCCGCGCCAACCCGACCGTGGACTGGCTGCTCTTCTCCGACTGCGGGCCGATTCCCGACTGCCCGCCCAACGTGCGCGTCGTGGACACCTCCTACCAGGACTATTGCGCCCGCGTCGCGCGCGCGCTCGACATCCCCTTCGCGCCGAAGAATCCCTACAAGCTGTGCGACGTGAAGCCGGCCTTCGGCTACATCCACGAGGACGAGCTGCGGGGCTACGATTTCTGGGCTTTCGGTGACCTCGACCTCGTGTGGGGCGACCTGCGCGCGTATTTCACGGCCGAGCGGCTGGCGCGGAAGGATCTTTTCGCGACCCACGCGCGGCGCATCTCGGGACATTGCTGCCTGGTGAGGAATACGCGCGAAATGCGCGAGGCCTTCCGGCTGATGCGGGACTGGCAGCCGCGCATGACCGACCAGAAGCACCATGCGCTCGACGAAGGGGCATTCAGCCGGATCTTCATCCGCTACAAGAATCTTCCCGACCGGGTCGCGCATCTACCGCGCCTGCTCAACTCCTGGTATCGGCGCGCGGAATTCGTCGAGGCTTTCAGCACGCCCGACGCGAAGGTCGCGTGGGTCGACGGCGGTTTCGATTTTCCGCAGCGCTGGTTCTGGGACCGCGGCCGGCTGACCAACGATCGCGACGGAAACCGCGTCTTCCCCTACCTGCATTTCGTCGTGTGGAAGAAGCATGCCTGGAAGGATCTGGCGGCTGCGGATGCGGCCACGCTCGCAGCCCTGGCCGCCTCCGGCCGGTGGTCCGTCGATGCAGGTGGATTCCACCCGCTAGTCGAGGCCGCGGCATGAAGGTCCTGCTGTTGGTCCAGAAGGAGCAGCGCGTCATCCTCGACCGCCTCTACGACGGCATCGCCGCGCACACGGACTGCGACCTGCGCTGGCTCGGCCGCGAAGACCAGGCGAACCTGCGGCGCTATTTCCGGCGCAACGTCCGTGTCGAAGACTACGAGCGCATCGTGTTCTTCCTGCGCTTCAAGCAGGAGATCCGGCAGGTGCCGTTCATCCGCACCGTGCCGAACCTCGTGATCCTCGAGCATGACGCCTGCCAGAACTATTTCCCCGGCAAGTACCAGGGAAAGTTCAGCCGCCACTATGCGCAGCTGCCTTGGGCGCGCGTGATTTCGTCCGGCTTCACGGTTTCGCAGCGCTTGCGCGACGAAGGTGTCGACGCGGTGTTCGTGCCCAAGGGCTACGACCAGACGATGCTGCGCAATCTGGGCCTGGAGCGTGACATCGAACTCGCCTTCGTCGGCAGCACGAAGAGTTCCGTGTATACGGGGCGTCGCCGGATGCTCGACGAGATCGCCGCGCGGGAGCAGCTCCTGATCACCCGGACGGCTTCCGGCGACGAGTATCTGCGCACGCTGAACCGCATCCGCTTCTTCGTCGGTGCCGATGCCGGAATCGGCGAGTACATGATCAAGAATTTCGAGGCGATGGCCTGCGGTTGCGTGCTGTGCGCGAACGATCAGGGCGCCGGGGAAAACGCCGCGCTGGGGTTCCGTGACATGGAAAACGTCGTCCTGTATCGCGATGCGGCGGAACTGAGCGCGAAGCTCGCGGTGCTGCGCGAGGACGCGGGTCTCGCCGCGCGGATTGCCGCAGCCGGACAGGCGCTGGCCGAGCGCGAATACCGTTTCGACCGGCTGGGGGAAAAGATCGCACAGGCACTCGTGCCGCCCTTGCGCCCCAAGCCGCCCCTGGGGCCGATCGAGCGCTTCCGTCAGCTGCTCGGGTTCTGAGGCGTCGCGATGTGCTTATACAGCTGCAGGATGCGATCTGTCAGGTACGTGTTTCTGCGCGCCGCCCGGCAGAGTCAACTAGGTGAAGCTTCATGAGAAGGTATCTCTGGAAACTTGTTCCGAAGCAGGCGCGTGAATCCATCCTCAACCGTCTGTCGGTTGTCGATCGTTCCGCGATCGACAAGATTCTCTCGGACAGTGCCCGCCTGCCGGTCGATTTCGAGCGCCATTCGTGCATTTTCATCCATGTGCCGAAGTGCGCCGGGAGCAGCGTGAAGCGCGCCCTGTTTCCGGGAAGGACGCACGGGCATATGCCATTGTGGTTCTACGAAAGAAATTTCCCGGAGTTCTTCGAGAGCGCGTTCAAGTTCTGCTTCGTCAGGAATCCGCTCGACCGCGCGTATTCGGCCTACCACTATCTGCGCTCCAATCAGGATATCCAGCGCGATCAGGCGGCGCGCCGCATGGTGATGCGCTACGACACCTTTGACGGATTCGTGCAGAAGTGGCTGTGCGAGGAAACCGCCCGAATGCAGATGCACTTTGCCCCGCAGTGGCAGTTCTTGTGCGATTCGTTGGGCCAGTTGCGCATCGACTTCATTGGGCGGCAGGAGACGATGGCCGCGGATTTTCTGCGGGTATGCACAGTGCTTGGAGTTGACGCCAAATTGGATCAGACAAATGTCTCGCCCCCACAGTCGCAGGAGCCGACATTTCAGGCGCGTACGATAGACCGCATCCGTCGCGTGTACGAGCGCGACTACGAGTTGTTGGGTTACTGAGGCAAGCGGAACATGGCCATCAGACTGTACTGGTGTCGAGGCAAGGGACGGGATGAGCCCGGGCAGAGGAATTTTGGCGATTTCCTCTCGCCGCTGATCGTCGAGATGGCTGCGCGCAAGCCGGTCGAATATGCGCCCATCCACAAGGCCGACATGATGGCGATCGGCTCCATCATGAACCGCGAGCAGAAGGCGAAGCGCTTCCTCGTGCCGCGCCGCCTGCACGTCTGGGGAAGCGGCACGGACGCGCCGGAGCGGGTGTTTTCGGCGCGCCATTACTACCATGCCGTACGCGGCCGTCTCACGCGCGAACAGATAGAAGGGGGTGAAAGCCTTCAGGGGGTGGTGCTGGGGGATCCGGGGCTGCTCGCGGATCGCTGGTGGGAAGGCCGACCGAAGCCCGCGAAGCGCTTTACCCTCGGGTTCATTCCGCACTATGTCGATCAGACGGCCCCCATCGTCGAGCATGTCGGTGCGCTGCCCGGGGTGAAGGTCATCGATGTCTACTGGCCGGTCGAGGAGGTCCTCAAGGCGATCCAGGAGTGCCATTTGATCGTGTCGTCGAGCATGCATGGCCTGATCGTCTCGGACGCCTTCGGGGTTCCGAACCGGCGCATCGCGATCTCGCGCGGCATGATCTCCGACTACAAGTTTGCCGACTACTATTCGGCCTTCGGGATCGCGGAACCGGCCTGCCTCACTCCGGAGGAATTCCTCGCGAGCGGCACGAGCGGTTTCGAGACGCTGGTCGGGGAGTGCGAGCGCCCCGGCATCGAGGGTATCAAGGACAATCTGTTGGCGGTGTTTCCGTCGCTCTGAGGTCTTCTTGCTAAAGCTGGATTTGCGCGACGGCCGCGCAGCCTATTGGCTGGCATCCGTCATATTGTTCGTCTTCTGCGTATCGTTCTACACGCCGATATCCTCGAAGGCGTCGAACAACATCTTCTATATCGGCCTCGGATTTCCGGCGCTGGCATGGTGGCTGTCCCGGCCGCGCGCGGCGCTCGGCCTGTGCCGTGTCGCCCCCGCTTTCCTGGCGGCCTACGGTGCACTGACCGCGTGGTTGGTCATTGCGGATCCGGCATTTTTTATGGATACGCTCTACATCGCAGCCCTTTTCGTCTGTTGTGCGATGCTGGAGCGCCATGGCTCCGGCGTGGTGCGCGCGTACACGGGTTTTGCGCTGGTCAGTATCGCGCTCTTCGCATTCGCCACAGTGAAGTGGGCGCAACTCGCATGGTTGCACCATTATTGGCAGCGCATCACGCTATGGGGGCAGGGGCAGAATCCGGTGTATGCGGGACTGCTGATCAGCAGTTCACTCGTGTTCCTGTGGCTCTTTCATGTCGAGCCGCGCCTCCGGGAGCGGTCGCGTCCGGCCTATCTTGTCGCGCTGCTGGGGCTCGTCGCGCTGGGGGGGCTGTGCGCGGTCGTCTTTCAGGCGCGTTCGGCACTGGTGGGGTTCGCCGCCTTTCTGGTCGTCTTCCTTATCCAGCGGCGCCTCGTCGTCGTCGGCAGTCTGCTGGCGGTAGTCGCTGCCGCCCTGCTATGGGGCTTGGGAGTCGCTGATGCATTGCTCGATCGCGGGGGGAGCTATCGGTTCGAAATCTGGGTGGATGCGCTGCGCCGGCTCGGATCCGACTGCAGCGTATTCGTCGGTTGCGGCAAGGACGACTATCGCTTCCTCGGACAGTTCTTCCATGCCCATAGCGCCTACGTGTCGATACTGTACGAGGCGGGCGCGATTGGCCTGGCGCTCTTCCTCGCGATGGCCCTCGCGTTCTTCGTTGCTGCGTGGCGGAGCCGTTCTCGCTG
It contains:
- a CDS encoding sulfotransferase family 2 domain-containing protein; its protein translation is MRRYLWKLVPKQARESILNRLSVVDRSAIDKILSDSARLPVDFERHSCIFIHVPKCAGSSVKRALFPGRTHGHMPLWFYERNFPEFFESAFKFCFVRNPLDRAYSAYHYLRSNQDIQRDQAARRMVMRYDTFDGFVQKWLCEETARMQMHFAPQWQFLCDSLGQLRIDFIGRQETMAADFLRVCTVLGVDAKLDQTNVSPPQSQEPTFQARTIDRIRRVYERDYELLGY
- a CDS encoding DUF6625 family protein, whose protein sequence is MSAQQPSICFLIPYFGRWPFWMPFFVASCRANPTVDWLLFSDCGPIPDCPPNVRVVDTSYQDYCARVARALDIPFAPKNPYKLCDVKPAFGYIHEDELRGYDFWAFGDLDLVWGDLRAYFTAERLARKDLFATHARRISGHCCLVRNTREMREAFRLMRDWQPRMTDQKHHALDEGAFSRIFIRYKNLPDRVAHLPRLLNSWYRRAEFVEAFSTPDAKVAWVDGGFDFPQRWFWDRGRLTNDRDGNRVFPYLHFVVWKKHAWKDLAAADAATLAALAASGRWSVDAGGFHPLVEAAA
- a CDS encoding glycosyltransferase, producing MAERRILQFCHCHYGPFADVARQYAVLFKDSPYKVTTVYLTDPASDEVTALSASDEVIYLDYDGADVRGLKLDAMRRVREIIAGRDFALILAHRFKPIHISCWGTKLPVIGVHHAFGDYERLTHKLFARWFGKRLGLLGVSDAIRDDIRRGVPSWPADRIETLHNRIDVDAVRAEVLPREAARELLGLPRDAFVVGNVGRLHPDKDQATLLRGFARALPDLPAEVILTILGKGRLEASLRKLAGELGIAERVRFLGQVPNARRAFSAFDMFALSSDHEPFGMVLLEAMAARVPVIATDCGGAPEVVGDVGTLFPLGDAAALARGLVAGARMPAAEREAIVERGIERLYAHFSDEAARRRFFALPMVRAVLGEPDWMR
- a CDS encoding polysaccharide pyruvyl transferase family protein, which gives rise to MAIRLYWCRGKGRDEPGQRNFGDFLSPLIVEMAARKPVEYAPIHKADMMAIGSIMNREQKAKRFLVPRRLHVWGSGTDAPERVFSARHYYHAVRGRLTREQIEGGESLQGVVLGDPGLLADRWWEGRPKPAKRFTLGFIPHYVDQTAPIVEHVGALPGVKVIDVYWPVEEVLKAIQECHLIVSSSMHGLIVSDAFGVPNRRIAISRGMISDYKFADYYSAFGIAEPACLTPEEFLASGTSGFETLVGECERPGIEGIKDNLLAVFPSL
- a CDS encoding glycosyltransferase, with translation MKVLLLVQKEQRVILDRLYDGIAAHTDCDLRWLGREDQANLRRYFRRNVRVEDYERIVFFLRFKQEIRQVPFIRTVPNLVILEHDACQNYFPGKYQGKFSRHYAQLPWARVISSGFTVSQRLRDEGVDAVFVPKGYDQTMLRNLGLERDIELAFVGSTKSSVYTGRRRMLDEIAAREQLLITRTASGDEYLRTLNRIRFFVGADAGIGEYMIKNFEAMACGCVLCANDQGAGENAALGFRDMENVVLYRDAAELSAKLAVLREDAGLAARIAAAGQALAEREYRFDRLGEKIAQALVPPLRPKPPLGPIERFRQLLGF